A window of Zingiber officinale cultivar Zhangliang chromosome 5A, Zo_v1.1, whole genome shotgun sequence contains these coding sequences:
- the LOC121980321 gene encoding 60S ribosomal protein L34: MVQRLTYRKRHSYATKSNQTRVVKTPGGKLVYQYTHKRASGPKCPVTGKRIQGIPHLRPTQYKRSRLSRNRRTVNRAYGGVLSGGAVRERIIRAFLVEEQKIVKKVLKIQKTKEKQSSKS; this comes from the exons ATGGTGCAGAGGTTAACCTACCGGAAGAGGCATAGCTATGCCACCAAATCGAATCAGACTCGTGTAGTCAAAACCCCTG GTGGGAAGCTCGTGTACCAGTACACTCACAAGAGAGCCAGCGGACCGAAATGCCCTGTGACTGGAAAGAGAATACAAGGG ATTCCTCACTTGAGACCCACTCAGTACAAGAGGTCTAGGCTATCCAGAAACCGAAGGACTGTGAACCGAGCTTATGGTGGAGTTTTATCTGGAGGTGCTGTCAGAGAGAG GATCATTCGAGCCTTTCTGGTAGAAGAGCAGAAGATAGTGAAGAAGGTCTTGAAAATTCAAAAGACTAAAGAGAAGCAGTCCTCCAAGAGCTAG